A region of Pseudomonadota bacterium DNA encodes the following proteins:
- a CDS encoding TrkH family potassium uptake protein produces MNYKLVFKIISILILIITCFLIFPAAVAFYYKEIYEFKVFLIIIGSLLLISSLLYFFLKPERKDSLSTRDGFLLVTLSWLSASFVGALPFYFTDCIPVFADAFFETMSGFTTTGASILTSIESLPKSMLFWRSLTHWLGGMGIVVLAVAILPILGIGGLQLIKAEAPGPSVDKISPRIKETAKILWYIYLGLTIIETILLMLGGMDFFDALTHTFGTLATGGFSPKNTSVGYYNSAYIDGVITIFMIIAGANFILHYRMITGRYKSMLRDTEFRVYISIFIIAVVIITMNLYGTYYESLGNSIRQAGFQAASILTTTGYATVDYEKWPFLAQAVLFFLMFIGGCSGSTGGGIKVIRIYSLLKQAYNEMKYLLHPRAIFLLKISRKTIKKDIMYSISGFFFLYILTLLIITLVVASSNQDVLTSVSTALATVGNIGPGFGNIGPAEHFGFYPAYVKWVLCFAMLAGRLELYTVLILFTPVFWKK; encoded by the coding sequence AATATTGATTATAACTTGCTTTCTTATATTTCCTGCGGCTGTTGCATTTTACTATAAAGAAATTTATGAATTCAAGGTATTTCTTATTATAATCGGCAGTCTTCTTTTAATTTCATCGCTATTATATTTTTTCCTAAAACCGGAAAGAAAAGATAGCCTTTCTACAAGAGACGGTTTTCTTCTTGTAACATTAAGCTGGTTGTCAGCTTCTTTTGTGGGAGCCCTGCCGTTTTATTTTACTGATTGCATTCCGGTTTTTGCGGATGCATTTTTTGAGACCATGTCCGGATTCACCACAACAGGTGCCTCTATTCTTACGAGTATTGAGTCTCTTCCTAAATCAATGCTTTTCTGGAGATCCCTGACACACTGGCTTGGAGGTATGGGGATAGTAGTTTTGGCTGTTGCAATACTTCCTATCCTTGGAATCGGAGGGCTTCAATTGATAAAGGCTGAAGCGCCCGGGCCTTCCGTTGATAAGATTTCGCCGAGAATTAAAGAGACAGCAAAAATATTATGGTATATCTATTTGGGCCTTACGATAATAGAAACTATTCTTTTAATGCTTGGAGGTATGGATTTTTTTGATGCTCTTACTCATACATTCGGAACTCTTGCAACAGGAGGCTTTTCTCCCAAAAATACAAGTGTAGGATATTACAATTCCGCTTATATCGACGGAGTAATTACAATATTTATGATTATTGCCGGCGCTAATTTTATTCTTCACTATAGAATGATAACCGGAAGATATAAGAGTATGCTCCGGGATACGGAATTTAGAGTATATATATCTATTTTTATCATAGCGGTTGTTATTATAACTATGAATCTTTACGGTACCTATTACGAGTCTTTGGGAAATTCCATCCGGCAAGCGGGCTTCCAGGCAGCATCAATACTTACAACAACAGGATATGCGACTGTTGATTATGAAAAATGGCCATTCCTTGCTCAGGCAGTATTATTCTTTTTAATGTTTATAGGTGGATGCTCGGGTTCCACAGGAGGCGGGATTAAGGTAATTCGAATATATTCCCTTCTTAAACAAGCCTATAATGAAATGAAATATCTTCTTCATCCAAGAGCTATATTTCTTTTAAAGATAAGCAGAAAGACTATTAAAAAGGATATAATGTATTCTATTTCAGGATTCTTTTTTCTTTATATATTAACGCTGCTAATAATAACATTAGTTGTAGCTTCATCAAATCAGGATGTTCTTACTTCCGTTTCAACCGCCCTGGCTACAGTCGGAAATATCGGGCCGGGTTTCGGCAATATTGGTCCAGCCGAACACTTTGGATTTTATCCGGCTTATGTGAAGTGGGTGCTGTGTTTTGCAATGCTTGCAGGCAGGTTGGAATTATATACTGTGTTGATACTTTTTACTCCTGTTTTTTGGAAAAAGTGA